The following nucleotide sequence is from Ananas comosus cultivar F153 unplaced genomic scaffold, ASM154086v1, whole genome shotgun sequence.
ccttctgtagacttagtgggtggaccgatgttgttttgggcggtacccactgaggactacttatttttacagtagttctcacgcccagttgttacccctgttttgcagagccacaggtttcggctgttgcgccttccgcggatcaggatcaaagcaagggcgtcgcgagttagagccctacccgacgtgctgagctagaggtacccctactgcaggtagatgttttgtttcgagtttatgtacatagtgaacttaactcgccagtgcgagtagctttgtattttggatttggactatgtatatgaaactcagtttgtttagcttctgttttctctagcagctctctactactgttcgtagtagtgtttgatttacagatacagctatcgcttcatatacaggggaaatttttttgtatacggcggatttgtcggcgcgcccggggaaagtgtaatccggggcgtgacaatttagccttttaaaaattttgattttattatctaactttttaatttatttaatttgagtcagtaaataatattttgactataaaatttgaatatgtcgTTTATGTTTACAACTCAGTATATTTCATGTAATTCTTgcaattatagattttttaacaTAAgcattagttaaaattttaaaattaaaatgtcattgactaaatcaaatcaaacaaattaaaaaatttgatagtataactaaaattttaaaagattggataattGACTCAAAATAGTTTTTAGCTCAAGTTATTTATGTTTGTTGGGTTCGTTTTAAGGCACCATCAGACATCCTAGGAATTAAGGCGGTATGCTGCGATCAACTCTAGTAGCCAGTTCGCAACGGGAAAGAGCAGCATGCAAGAAATCGAGGCAGATTCATGGCGGATCAAAGGAGTTGTAAAACAAGAGGAGATCAGATTCTCGTAATTGCAATATTAATTCTGTAGTAAATAGGTatgtaaaaatttatgtaatttttgcGTTTGGAttttagtattaattttttcaacaaTGTTCTTATCTTTTATTCTCTTTagcaatataataataatataattataaggaAGGTTTACATGGTTGGTTCGTTGTACAGTAGTTATAATACAATATTGTAAAGATCAGTGTGAAGAGGACTATTTGCTTTTCATTTGTGTTTTTGCCCGATAAGCATAATGCAAACCTTCCGAAGTGAGCTATAGATTAGGGGGCCATTTCAGAGTGTGCTATAGGTGAGGGAGTCTCCGTATATTTTAAAGACAACTATATAAGAAATACtataaggcttagtttggttcGGGtgtaagtaagaactgcttgtGACAGAGATAGGTATAAATTCAGCTATAAgtaggaactagaccaattttgcatttaaatgaaaattgagttgttcttagaaataagataaatagtgtttggatggttagattggaacaagagaaataaaagttataatttgaaattaaaattatattatctaattaatgaACATCNtaccatcgacggccctccaccaagtgtggaaaagttcggaataccaatcgaacactcgaacctcgcaatttgcaaaggtccagtgtgctacagtagTTCTAACTGATACATTTTTAACTGTATCTATCTCTAACTATATtgtatttgtaattaattatatcAAACCAAACGGCCCTAAATGGCCTTGGGGCAAACAATGTCCATTCACGCTTAGTTTAGTTGCGTTGTATGGATGAGCAGTGTTTTGAGTAATGAGgcaattttacaaatttttttcatgtactcttttcttttccaatttgATAAATTGACATAATGTTTGGTAATGGTTTCTATATACTTTATTCGCTTTTTTGCATATGATATATGAGCTAAAATGACCTTCATTATATGTACCCTCCGTCTCTCTAAATGTCTTAAACTCTAGAATGCTGatgaagataataaaaataaaatgctactgatacattttaaagtaggatatatatttttcattcatTTCATCTAAAGATTATTAATTCTTTACTTATCACgtcaatttttttactaaaattatttaaatttttgtgagCTATAAAATTGAAGGTGTAAAATCTACATTCTCGaacgtgtttggttcgcttctttttcaccatggaatcggaatgggaatgagtgaatccgtttgtcggtgtttggtacgtgggagttccattccgattccgattttcgagtggaatgggaatcgctCAATCACcctttttcaatccggccttttaggccggattggaagttgaatccggacggaatgaatatttTCGCACTAaacttaaaagtttaattttaaaaaaaaaaaaatgagttaaaatttaaaaattaaatacaaaattttaaatgtaaatttttaatttttaatttttaatttgaatttaaattaatatattataaagataatgttagtatattaatttgattatgtttttatatCCATCTGAACCAAATATCgataatgggaatgatttattccgattccgatttaggtgatgaaccaaacggaATTAGATAATGAatcattctgattccgattccagcttattttgattccgattccgattccgactccgacttcgaaccaaacacgcccatagtGCGTAATCATTAGGAAGGGATGGTTATCTTATCTCATTAAacatttttgaataaaataacaGATATAGAAATCTCAGAGGTGTTCTAAACGACATTTTCGCCAGTCATCTACAGGTGTCATCCTACATATAGGTGATATATAAAAGCTAATATCCAGTGAAATTGGCACTTGGCAAGAGAGTTGGaattaaatcaaaaatcaaaaagaaaatttaacataaaaaagaaagaacaagacATTACTTTCTAAAATTGCTAAAAAATGTGCCAAAGAACTACCTGCTTAAAATTGCTCCAAACATTGCAATCAGGCCCACGCCCATCGCGCACAACCCTTATGTCAATATCTGCACCCTGAAGTTTCTCTATCAGAATCTCAATGCAGAGAAGAATATTAAACGACTAATAAAAAAATGGGcaagaaaataatattctcCGAGCAAGCACAAACCATCGTCATCGCTCCAAAATGTGCAGCAGCAACGAGAATACTCCCAGTGCCAACAAAAGGATCGTAGACAAGCTTTCCCTTTTGAGCTAACCCTTGATTGGCCATGATAAAGGCCATTTCCGCGTCCATGGCCGTGGGCCCCAAGTATTTACGGCTCTTAAGCTGATATGTAGGCAAAAGCTTCCTATCAGCTGCCCCAACCTCTCGACCAAAAAATACTGTCCTCTGAACAACTGGGGGGAGTCCGTTGTTCGCCCCATAATCATCGGTTTCAATGAGCCAAAACTTGTGTTCAGGGTTCTTCAAATCGACCCGCCCCTGGAAAAAGGACGACACTGATTATGCAAAGCAACAACCTGATCATCCTATAATTTCTTAGAGAGTCTGGCAAGGCGAGAGCATATAGTATTTTACTCTTTTCATGGAGCggatgaaagttaaattttgtgtAGCGATAGGTATCGAAAAGCTATAAGCTTGGTAAGTATTTTATCTCTAGCAAGATGAACTTTATCATGCCCATATGAACTATATAGAGAGAGCCAAAAAAGGGGCGGGTGAGAATCTCCTTTCGCACGCAAAAGATACATTCTCAAACTTGGCGAGTTTGTTTTCATTAGATGTTATTCCACGTGAATTTCTACTTTCATTATGCAGCATTACATAACTTATTAAGATTGGCCATTAGAAAAGCTAATATATCTTAGAAGTTGGTAATGTAAGCATGGTTATAACCAAAAGAGtgaagaagggaaaaaaaagaagcaaaaaattaattacctgAAATGGTATGTAACTAAGTCCTTGAATCCGCTCGTTTTGTTCTTCGAAACTAATCACTTTGCCAAAGCTGTCCACGACAATTCGGAATGTGCTCTCTGGTGTCAGATATGGCAGCTTCCTTTCATCTGGAAATTCTCTTACAGCCTTTTCCAGTTCTTCATAGTTAATCCCCTGCCCCCAAAGTTCGTATATTCCCTTAACAAGTATACCTACAATCAAATAAATGCTAAAAAGTATCAGTATGTGAAAGTGTGCTCGATCATGtaaaatacatttttaaaaaaaggcctCAATATAATGTTTATAATAATGCAATACCATCTAAACTATTCCAATTAATGTTCGATTCATCGCCCATTTGGCTTTCAAGATACTACATGTAAACaatatgagatatatatatatatcaaaaaaaaaaaaattgattcagtTAACAATATACTAATAGCTGATACttaaaatataaggaaaaaCTCTTTCCATTAAATAAAGTTGAAGATTAAAAGCTAAAGCTCAAAAAGTACTAATTTTTCTCAAATTAGCACCCAAATAGGAGTGAAATCTCACATAGAGAGGTGATTCTGATAACTGATCTGATCACTAACACAACCAATAAAGCACTGTGATGTGCATTTCACTTCAATCACAAATTTAACACTCCATTTGGTAACAAatcactagagagagagagagagagagagagagagagaggagctcacTCCGATTGGCGATATTCCGCGCGATCTCCTCTGAGGGGAGCGAGACGAAGTGGAAGGGGGAGTCGACGTGGTGGTTCTCCGGGAGCTTCCACTCCAGCGACCATTTTCTAGGGTTCGCTTCCcatccacctcctcctccaccctcgccgccgccgttgccgccgccgccgccgccgccgaaggcGCCGAAGAGCTCCGCGAGCGCCTCCACCTCCGGGCGCCTGTAGTCCAGGAGCCTGTGGTAGAAGACGCAGAGGAACCACATCGATCTCTCCCAGCTTCAACGTCGCCGCGacggtggagagagagagagagagagagagagagagagagagNTTTTCCTTTggatctaaattttttttgaaaaaaattagtaaaaaaaaagtaatgataaTACTAGTAggaaaaatattagttttcttGAATGATAAGAGTCATAGATTTCTATATAATAAACAAGTGGTTATAAGGCTAGCATTGctaaattaaactatatatattgctTCAGAGCAATGTTACTACACATTTATAATGtagatgtaaattttatactttagtCTTTAAAACGCCAAGATTTATTTACttgtcttattaatttttattttaataataaaaatttaacaagaGTTTTCAAACCTTAAAATGATAAGATATAAAATGATTTGTATTAGTCAAGTAGCTTATGATTTGTTTTGTGCCCTTAGAAATAGTCAAGCCATTTGTGCCCTCCAATTATGTGTGACTCATGAGTGCTTCAATTATTGTAATAGCCATTTTCAAGTTTAGCAATTAATACAAATGAGACCAAGTCAAAAAGTTTCAAACTTACCAACAATTTGGTTGAAATCGaaaaatattgaagaaaatCTACATAAtaagacatagaaagtagtgcgCATACGttacagaaaatttcaaatatatttatatttaggctaaattacagaaaactcctcCACCAGaatctgaatttttattttccatttctgtcatttaaaaacctatactttccctcattgaaaaataaaaaatattcataaagcGATATGGTGttaactgtgatgacaaaatgatcaaattgccccTCACCCTCTTCGTCTCCTCCCCAATCCTGCTCATTCGCAGCCTCTCCACCTCCGTCCTTCACGCCTCCCTCGACCCCGACTTCAACTCTGTTTTCTCCGTCTGGTCCCTTGCTCCTCTTGCACCCTCGCCTTCGGGGTGAGCATGGACCGAGAGATGGGCGAAGGCGAGGGCAAAGGTGAGGCAGTAGACTAGGGCGAGGGCGTGTGTATAGGCGCGGACGAAGGGGTGGGTAAGGGCGAGGTGGCGAAGGAGGGGGAGGTGGCGCGATCGAGGATGTCGATGAGGAAGGAGGAGGCGCATCTGAGATGAGAGTTTCAAGAGTATTTTaggtataaaaaatatgtaataatagaatataaacAGAACACTGATGGTAGGGGTCAAAATGGACATTTGTTCTTTTTTAAAGGaacaaaatataggtttttaaataaaaggaagagaaagtaaaatatttggtattgatagaaaaattttctgtaatttagcttcATATTTATTGAGGCTTGCTCTCATATCTACCGATGCAGATATCCGAAACTTTCTCTGAATTTGAATCTAAACGGAGCAAATTTATttgatgctaaatggatatagttttgatacggatataaaaaatgaaaactcaaaGGATTTGGATTCAGATATACATTTTATTTGTATccaatccgaatccgaacccgaattgattttacattatatatttaaaattaatgcattaatataattataaataaaattaattaattaactaattaataatgtaatgtaatgtaatTCTATAGATTATAAATGTTTGGAAGAAAAGGCCAAATAATGTGCGAATGGTGACAATTAATTTCTTAGATGTAAAGTTAGTCCTTATAAAACACTGAAATAATTGTACTATTTGAGTTAGTGAAGTACCCGCTATTTTCAGTGGTACAATTATTCATATGAGATAAAACTTGTCCCACCGACCAAGCAAATGTTTCCTAGTTGTACACATGATGAGTACATAGTGAGTTCATAAAAATTCCAAAAGTGTGCACACTCGGTGGATTTAATGCGAGTCCCCTATAAAccctgataaaaaaaaaaaaaaaaaagcgttaattacaccggtagtccccaacctttccaccaattttcacttgagtccccaacattttttttttttgcaattgagttCCTAACCtcttaattttattacaattaggtCCCAACCGTTGAAAAAATggttaaaattaacggaatcgcTACGTCAGCGTCTATGTGGCAATCTTTTGCATGTCAATTTAGGTCCAtaaactttgcacatttttcattttagtccctaaaaaaattcaaaattttaaatttaaattcaaaaataatattaaaattaaaattttaaacttacgagaaattagaattttgaatttgaatttaaaactgaattaaaattttgaattgaaattcaaattttaaatttaaatttttaattgaatctaaattaaattttaatttgaatttgaattttaatttgattttaaatttaaatttgaaNaaatattaaatttaaaatttaaattaagatttgatttcaattctaaattgaatttaactttcgaattcaaattcacattttgaatttaatttcaaatcacaagtttgaaattaaattagaatttagaattccaagtgtgatttgaatttaaaattaaaattaaaaattaaaattaaatacaaaattgaaatttgaattcgaatttaaatttgaattcaaaatcaaaatttaaattttaaaattaatcttaaattaaattatttttttgaatttataaatttaatgggttaattacaccattggtcctcaacctttgcaccatttttcaatttggtccccaacctttttttttttttttttgcaatctgCTGATACAGCGCCatcgtggcgctgatgtggcgcctccatggcgctgacgtggtgctGATGTGGCATTTTCCGTCAATTTTAACGGCTGTCTAACGGTTGGGacttaattaaaatgaaatcaaaagattaggaacttgattgcaaaaaaaaaaggttggggaccaaattaaaaaacagtgtaaaggTTAGAGACCATTGGtgtaattaatccaaaaaaaaagacaacatAAATAGCAAGCATTGTAGTGAATAGTTGTATTTACAgcctttttctttgcttttatgggttaattttatacagattcctacaaatataataaattgtaaatatattcctataaaattcaactttc
It contains:
- the LOC109706028 gene encoding tRNA (guanine(10)-N2)-methyltransferase homolog isoform X1; translated protein: MWFLCVFYHRLLDYRRPEVEALAELFGAFGGGGGGGNGGGEGGGGGGWEANPRKWSLEWKLPENHHVDSPFHFVSLPSEEIARNIANRSILVKGIYELWGQGINYEELEKAVREFPDERKLPYLTPESTFRIVVDSFGKVISFEEQNERIQGLSYIPFQGRVDLKNPEHKFWLIETDDYGANNGLPPVVQRTVFFGREVGAADRKLLPTYQLKSRKYLGPTAMDAEMAFIMANQGLAQKGKLVYDPFVGTGSILVAAAHFGAMTMGADIDIRVVRDGRGPDCNVWSNFKQVVLWHIF
- the LOC109706028 gene encoding tRNA (guanine(10)-N2)-methyltransferase homolog isoform X2, with the protein product MWFLCVFYHRLLDYRRPEVEALAELFGAFGGGGGGGNGGGEGGGGGGWEANPRKWSLEWKLPENHHVDSPFHFVSLPSEEIARNIANRSILVKGIYELWGQGINYEELEKAVREFPDERKLPYLTPESTFRIVVDSFGKVISFEEQNERIQGLSYIPFQGRVDLKNPEHKFWLIETDDYGANNGLPPVVQRTVFFGREVGAADRKLLPTYQLKSRKYLGPTAMDAEMAFIMANQGLAQKGKLVYDPFVGTGSILVAAAHFGAMTMILT